The genomic DNA GATGCCGTCGTCGCCGCCTACCCCCGCCTGTCGCACCGCTACTACGAGCTGAAGCGCGGCTGGCTCGGCCTCGACAAGATGCAGGTCTGGGATCGCAACGCCCCCCTGCCGATGGAGAGCGAAAAGATCGTCAACTGGGACGAAGCCAAGACCACCGTGCTCGACGCTTACGCCGGTTTCGATCCGGAAATGGCCAAGATCGCAGAGCCCTTCTTCACCAAGGGCTGGATCGACGCCGAAGTGAAACCCGGCAAGGCCCCCGGCGCCTTCGCCCACCCCACGGTGACAAACGTGCACCCCTACGTGATGCTGAACTACCTCGGCAAACCGCGTGACGTGATGACCCTCGCCCACGAACTCGGCCACGGCGTCCACCAGGTGCTCGCCGCCGAGCAGGGCGAACTGCTTTCCAGCACCCCGCTGACGCTGGCCGAAACCGCTTCGGTCTTCGGTGAAATGCTCACCTTCCGCAAACTCCTCGCCGCGGCCAAGGACGACGCCGAGCGCAAGGTCATGCTGGCCGGCAAGGTGGAAGACATGATCAACACGGTGGTCCGCCAGATCGCCTTCTACGACTTCGAATGCAAACTCCACGCCGCCCGCGCGGAAGGCGAGCTGACCCCCGACCAGATCAACGAGATCTGGATGTCCGTGCAGGGCGAAAGCCTCGGCCCGGCCTTCGAATTCATGGAAGGCTACGAGACCTTCTGGGCCTACATTCCCCACTTCGTCCACTCGCCCTTCTACGTCTACGCCTACGCCTTCGGCGATGGCTTGGTGAACGCGCTTTACGCCGCATACGAAGAGGGCGACGCCGACTTCCAAGCTAAGTATTTCGACATGCTGAAGGCAGGCGGCTCCAAGCACCACAAAGAGCTCCTCGCCCCCTTCGGCCTCGACGCCTCCGACCCTGCCTTCTGGGACAAGGGCCTGTCGATGATCGAAGGCTTCATCGACGAGTTGGAAGCGATGGAGGGCTAAGCGCCCTAGGGACGGCGGGTGGAGCGATGCGCGCCAGCGCGAGCGTTACCCGCCGTCCCTACTCCACCGAAATCTCCGTCTCGATCACCCCCGTCACCGCCCGGCAATTGCCGGTATCGGTCGCTGAGGAGATGATCGGACGAAAGCACAGCTCCGCTTCAAAGGTCGCCACCAGCCGCCCGTAGCTGCCCCATACCTCCAATTCCACGATATCCACCTGCGCTGGCTTTCCCGCATTACGGCTCGTCCAAAACGGCCCGCCCATGCCCTCGGGCACATGCATCACGTCAACTGAAAGCGGCACCGCCCCCGGCGTGAACGGCCCTTCGTAGCGCACATCCAAGCTGAACACATCGCGCGTGCTGAAGCTCGGCCCCGGGTGGCCTTGCACGCGCAGCTCCGTCAGTCGCGCGCCCTGCTCAAAGCTCGCCGTCGCCACCTGCCGCCCGCCCTGCGTCATGGTGATGGTAAACCACTGCTTCGCCTCCCCCGCGACAAAGGCCGTGATCCGGCCCAGCTCCTCGGCGGAGGCAGGCAGGGGCAGCAGCAGAGCCACGATCAGGGCGCGGGCCGGGTTTTTCATGCCGCCAGCTTGCCCGCCCTCCCCACGGCCGGTCAAACGCCCTAGGGTGGGGCAAAGCGGCCATCGCCGCCCTGTTTACAGTTTAAGAAGAATTGGAGGCTAAGATGAAGATCACGCGGGCCACAGAGCAACCCTCGGGCACCGGCCCGGCAGACTACTTCACCGGCGCGGTCCGGCAAGACAACCGCCACACCCCGGAAGAGGGCGCCTCGGCAGGTGCGGTGATCGTCACCTTCGAGCCCGGCGCACGCACCGCATGGCACACCCATCCGCGCGGGCAGTTGCTGATCGTGACGGCAGGCCTTGGCTGGGTGCAGCGCGAAGGCGGCCCGAAGGAAGAGATCGCCCCGGGCGACAAGATCTGGTTCGAACCGGGCGAGAAACACTGGCACGGCGCCCGCGACACCCACGCGATGACCCATGTGGCCATCCACGAGGTCGTAAACGGCTCCAACGTCGACTGGCTGGAGCATGTAAGTGACGCCGATTATCTCGGCTGATGAAGAGCCACGACCGGTCGCCTCGCTCCGCTCGGCGGGCCGGGCTCTTCGCTTCGCTCATCGCCCGAACCGGCGGAACTGGCCCGGCCCTAGCAGCGTGCCCTCAATCCAGCTCGGTCCACGGCCAAGGCTTCACCTCACTGGCGGCCACCAGATAGCGCGCCGCCTTGGCCAGCCAGATGCCGAGGCTCTCGCCAAAATCGGCAAGGCGCGGGTTTGGCTCACCCTTGTTGATAAGAAGCACCACAAATTGCACCAGCGTGGCCACCCCGAGCACGGTCATCGCGACCTGAATCATCAAGCCAATCAACACCATATGCACCAGCCGCATCAGCAGCCCGTCCTTCTGGGCGGCCTCCTGCGGCCCGTGCATGCGCCCCTCGAAGCGCTCGTCATCGGAGGGGCGCGTCACCCCCGGCCTCCCTTGGCATAGACCGCATCAATCAGCGCCTGCGTGCCCTTGGCGTCCTCAAGCGACCACGGATACTCCGTCCCCTCGCGCACGGTCTTCCCGAAGTTCTCCACCTGCAACACATACTGGTTGATGCCGGGAAACCGCTCGATCCGGCGGCCCATGCCCTCCTGATGCAGCTCCACCTCAGCCTGATCGAAGACATTGGCGTTGAACGGCGCGGTGAGGCGGATCACCCCCTCGGTGCCGTGAAAGCTCATGTGCTGCCACGGATGCATCCGCATGGAATTGACCCAATGCGCGGTGCAGCTCGGGAAGCGCGCCGCAACCCGCGCCACCACATCCACACCCGCCTCGAAGGTGAGGTCGGCATGGATGATCTCCTCGGGCTCCTCGCCCAGCATCCAACGCGTTGATCCGTAGGTATAAACCCCGATGTCCGGAATGCCGCCGCCCCCCTTGGAGGCGTCGTTGCGGATGTTGGCCATGTCGGGGTTGTTGTAGGTAAACACGCCATCCACATGCACCAGATCGCCAATCGCCCCATCGCGCAGCATCGCCCGGGCGCGCTGCCACTGGGAGTGGTGCACGATCATATAGGCCTCTGTGGCAAGCAACCCGGTGGCGTCGCGCTTGGCAATCAATGCGTCGATCTCGCCCGCCTCCATGGCGATGGGCTTCTCGGTCAGCACATGCTTGCCCGCGTCCATCGCCTTCAGCGTCCATTCCACATGCAGATGGTTCGGGAGTGGAACGTAAACCGCATCAATCCCCGGATCAGCCAGCAGCGCGTCATAGCTCTCGTGCACCTTCAAACCGGGGCAAAACGCCTTGAACGGCTCGGCCTTCGCGGCACTCGACGTCGCCAGCGCCACCAGCTCCGCCCCTTCGGCGGCATGGATCGCGCGGCCCATGTGTTGAAGCGCAAAGTTGGCAGCGCCGAGGATGCCCCAGCGAAGTGGTTCGGTTGTCATGGCAAATCTCCCGGTGTCCCTGTTAGCGCCAACGCTAACGGCAGCCCGGGTGGCCCGCAAGCTAGCCCTGCTTTTCCAGCACCAGCCAAGTCATCATGCCCATCGGCGGCAGGCTGTCGCGCTCCACCTCCACAAGGCCAGGCCCGCCAAGCACGCGCGAGATCGGAAAGTCCGAATGCCACCCCAGCAGGCTCTCCAGCGGCGCCGCGGCCCGCTCGATAAAGCTGCGCACGCCCTTTTCGGCGGCGAAGTGGTTGACGATCAGCGCCTGCCCGCCGGGCCGCAAAACCCGGGCGATCTCGCGCATCACCCGCTCGGGCTCGGGCACGACCGAAAGCACATGCATGGCGCTTACGTAGTCAAAGCTCGCATCCGCAAAATCCAGCTCGCGGGCATCCATCTGCCGCAGCGCCTCAACCCGAACGAGGCCCTCCTCCTCCACCCGTTTCTCGGCCTTGGCGAGCATCTCGGGCGAAAAGTCGATGCCGGTCACCCGCACACCAGCGCCGTAATGCGGCAGTGCCAGCCCGGTGCCCACGCCCACCTCCAGCACGTCGCCACCACGCTCTGTCACATAGGCCGTTGCCCGCTTGCGCCCTGCATTGGTGACAGCGCCGAAGGTGCTGTCATAAACCGGGGCCCAGCGTTTGTAAGAGTTTGAAACAGCTTCAATCTTCATCAGAAAATTCCTCTCTCGCAGTACCGCGAGCGCTCCATGCGATCAAAATGATATAACCCATCTGTGCCAGCGTCATGACAACCCAGGGCCAGGTTGAGGCCACAGCAGCAAAGGCCACCAGCCCCACAATAAGAAACCGCGCGCTGTCTCGCGGAATACGAACCCATTTGAGCGACGGCGTGGGCAGGCGTGAGATCATCAGCAGCCCGACGACAACCAGCCAAAGCGCCACCGCGCCGGCTGGCATGGGCAGGGTCGGAAAGTTCTGCACCAGTGAGAAAGGGGCCAGCGCCAGCAATGCCCCACCGGGTGCCGGAACGCCGGTAAAGGTGCCCGGCTTGGGGCGGTCTTCTTGCGCATCCTCCCGCGCCGTCACGTTAAACCGCGCCAATCGCAACACCGCGCACACGGCAAAGATCAGCACCGCGATCCAGCTCAGCCGCGAGGTATTATCAAGGCTCCAGAGATAGAGCAGAAAGCCCGGAACCACGCCGAAATTCACGAAATCCGCAAGGCTATCGAGCTCGGCCCCGATCTTGGATTCCGACTTCAACAACCGCGCCAGCGGGCCATCCAGCCCATCAAGCAGCGCCGCCAGAAGAACCATGAGCACAGCCGCCTCAAAGCGATCATGCAGCGCAAGCCGCAGCCCGGTCAGCCCCGCGCAGATGGCACCGATGGTGACAATATTGGGCAGCAGGTGCAGGAGCGGAAGCCGGCTTGCCCGGCGACGGATGCGGGGCGCGCGGGGCATTGGCTCAGTCTGCCCTCGCTGGGCGGGGTGTGGAATTGTTCAGATCAGCCAGCACACACTCGCCCCCGATCATCGTCTGCCCAACCGAGACAAGCGGCTGCACGCCTTCGGGCAAATAGGTGTCGAGCCGGGAGCCAAAACGGATGAGGCCAAAGCGCTCGCCGCGCTTCAGCACCGCGCCCTCCTCGGTCAGCGGCACGATCCGTCGCGCCACCAACCCGGCGATTTGAGTCACCACGAGGTCGCGGCCATCATCCATCTCGATCAGCAGGGAGTTGCGCTCATTGTCTTCGCTGGCCTTATCGAGTTCGGCCGAGAGAAACTTGCCGGGCTTATAGGCCATCTTCGAAATCCGCCCGGGCACCGGCGCGCGATTGATATGGCAGTTGAAGACCGACATGAACACGCTCACCCGCAGGCGCTTTTCTTCGCCCAGGCCCAACTCGGGCGGCGGTGTGGCCATCTCGATGAGGCTCACAATGCCGTCTGCGGGGCTTACGATCAGCCCATCGGCATCCGGCACATGGCGCACCGGATCGCGGAAAAAGTAGTAGCACCAGATCGTAAGCACGAGGCCAATCAGGCCCAGCGGCGTCCAGATGAAAAAGAGCAACAGCGTCAGCACCGCGAAGACGCCGACAAAGCGCCAGCCCTCACGGTGCATGGGCTTGATAAACGTTTCGTGCAGTTTCACGCGGTCCCCCCTCGGCTGCCCAAGGGTCTATCTGCCCGCTGGCCGGGGTTCAAGCGCGGGTCAGCAGGCCCCGCTCTTTGGCAAGCTCCTGCATCCGCTTTTGCAGCTTTTCAAAGGCCCGCACCTCGATCTGTCGAATGCGCTCACGGCTCACGTCATACTGGCCCGAAAGCTCTTCCAGCGTCACCGGCTGGTCGTGCAGGCGGCGCTGGATCAGGATGTCTTTCTCCCGATCATTCAGCACTTCCATCGCCTCGACCATCAGTTCGCGGCGCACTTCCATCTCGTTTTCTTCGGCGTAGCTCTTGGCCTGGTCGGCGGTTTCATCCTCCAGCCAGTCCTGCCATTGCGCAGAGCCATCGTCATCAGAACCGATGGTGGCGTTGAGGCTCGCATCTCCGCCCGACATGCGCCGGTTCATCGAGATGACCTCTTCCTCGGTCACGTTGAGCTGGGTGGCGATCTTTTCCACGTTCTCGGGGCGCAGGTCGCCCTCCTCCAGCGCGCCGATCTTGTTCTTGGCTTTGCGAAGGTTGAAGAAAAGTTTCTTCTGGGCGCTCGTCGTTCCCAGTTTCACAAGCGACCATGACCTAAGAATGTATTCCTGGATCGAGGCACGAATCCACCACATCGCGTAGGTCGCAAGGCGGAAGCCCTTTTCCGGGTCGAAGCGTTTGACCGCCTGCATCAGGCCCACATTGGCCTCCGAGATCACCTCGGCCTGCGGCAGGCCATAGCCGCGGTAGCCCATCGCGATTTTTGCCGCGAGGCGCAGGTGCGAGGTGACGAGCTGGTGCGCGGAGGAGCTGTCTTCATCCTCGACCCATCGCTTGGCCAGCATGTATTCTTCCTCCGGTTCCAGCATCGGAAAGGTGCGAATTTCCTGGAGGTAGCGATTGAGCCCCTGCTCGGGAGAGGGGGCCGGAAGCTTTGTGTAGTTGCTCATTCTGGTCCCTTGGCGTTACTTATCAATAGGTTGCGCTCGTATCGGCGCTTGTTCAGGAGATCATGTAAGCACTGAACTGATCGGTTCAAGTCTTAACGATGCCCTAAGGTCGCGATCATCCTATGCCCTCAGACCGTAAAGAGAAGGTTAATCCCCCGAGTCGCGCAAAGGTGACAGGATGTTTCATGCGTTTCCGCATGGAATGTGAACGAAAGCTGCCAATTCTCAACAATCTGCGCATAGCCTAAATCCCTCCCAACGCAATCGCACAGCGGGAGAGCCGTCATGTCCAGAACCACTCAACGCAGCGCCGGCGCGCTCTATGCCAGCGTCATCCTGCTCGGGCTCGGGGCAGAGCTTCTGGTGCGCATGCCCCTGATCTCGTGGGACAATGCCGCCGCAACCTGGCAGGCGGTCTCAGCCAACACCGGGCTGTTCCGGCTCGGCATACTGGCCGATACAGCGATGGTCATGGCAGATATCGGCCTTGCGGTGCTGTTCTTCGCGCTCTTGCGGCACGTCCACCGCGACTGGGCACTCGCCGCCATGGTGCTGCGGCTCATGCAGGCCGCCATCATCGCCGCCAGCCTCCTCGCCACGGTCGGCGCGCTCAACCTCGTAACCGGCCCATCCGCCGCCCCCGAAGCACTGCTTGCGCTGCTGGAAATCCACAGCATCGGCTATGACATCGGGCTTGTTTTCTTTGGCGCAAACACGCTGATCACCGCATGGCTCCTTGCCCGCAGCGGCCTTGTTCCGCGCTGGTTGCCACCCCTGCTTAGCCTCGCCGGGCTGGTCTACCTCGCTGGCAGCATCACCCGGATCATCGCGCCGGACCTCAACACGCTGATGCAGCCTGCCTATGCCGTGCCGGTGGTGGCGGAAGTGGCGCTGGCGATCACGCTGCTGATCGCCAGACGCACCGGCACCGCGCCAGCGTAAAACGCGCTGGCGTTCGCCCGCATCACCCTGCGCGCAGGGCCGTCAACAGCGCCACCATATCCGCTGGCAGCTCCGCCTCGAAGTCCATCTCCGTGCCTTCGACCGGATGTGCAAACCCCAGCGATGCCGCGTGCAGCGCTTGCCGCGCAAAGCCCCGCGCCGCCTCGGCCCCTGCTGCCCCCACGGCACGCTCCGAAAGCTTGCGCCGCCCGCCATAGACCGGATCCCCAATCAACCCGTGCCCGATGTGAGACATATGCGCCCGAATCTGATGTGTTCGCCCGGTCTCCAACCGGCACTCCACCAGTGCTGCCACGTCACTCAGTCGCTCAACCACCCGCACCCGCGTCACCGCATGGCGCCCACCCGCAAAGCACACCGCCTGCCGCTGCCGGTCGGTCTTGTGGCGCGCAAGCTGGGTGGTGATCCGCAGCGTGCCATCCGGCTCGAAATGGGTGCCCTTGATGCCGCGCAGCCGCGGCTCGGACCCATCAGGAATGCCGTAACACACCGCCAGATACCGCCGCCGTGCGGTATGGGCCTCAAACTGTTCGGCAAGCCCGTGATGCGCCGCGTCAGACTTGGCGACCACCAGCAAACCACTGGTATCCTTATCAATTCGGTGCACGATGCCGGGCCGCTTTTCTCCCCCGATTCCCGAGAGCTCCCCGCCAAAATGATAGAGCAGCGCGTTCACCAACGTGCCGCGCGGGCTGCCCGGCGCCGGGTGCACCACCATGCCCACCGGCTTGTTGACCACCACGAGGTGATCGTCTTCAAAGGCGATGTCCAGCGGTATGTCTTCCGCCACCATCTCCACCTCGACGGCCTCGGGCACGGCGATCTGCACCGCGTCCCCTTCCGCCACCTTGGCCTTGGCATCGGCGACCACCGCGCCGTTCACCTGCACCGCGCCCTCGGCAATCAGCCGCACGAGCCGTGACCGACTGAGGCTAGCCTCGTCTGGCACATCACGCGAAAGCGCCTTATCAAGGCGCGACGGCGGCGTAGGGCCGATGGTGAAAGTCACGAGAGAGGCGGCCATGGCGGCTCCGGAAAATGACGAACTGCCGGTGGACCTGAAATGGCTCAAGCGGCTGGTGACGGGGCTGACGCTCACGATGATCGCAGGGATCGCCGTGATCGCCGCCCTGCTTATCATCCGCCTCTCCGGGCCGCAAAGCCCATCCCTCCCCGAAAGTATTACCCTGCCCGAGGGCACCACCGCACAAGCCTTCACCGCCACGGCCGAATGGTATGCCGTCGTCACAACCGACGACCGCATCCTGATCTTCCGCCGCGATGGCAGCCTGCGTCAGGAAATTGCCCTGTCACCCTGAGCCGGGCAAAGCCGCTTCAGAGCTTTTGGATGTAGGTCTGCGAAACGTAGCCAACCATGCCCGGCGAGCGGTCCAGCGCGACCTTGCACCAACGCGTCCCGCCGATGCGCGAACAGTCCCTGACCCGCACCACCGTGCCATTCGGCAACCCGGCCTGAATGGTGTAGCCCGTCCCCGGCCCGGCCCGCAGTTTGAGCATGTCGCCCTCTTCTACGCCGGTCACCTCGTATCTCTCCGCCCCAACAGACACCGGGCCCGCCGCATCACAAGCCGTGAGCGCACCCGCCGCCAGAGCGCAGATCATGATTCTGTGCATGATTTTCTCCTGCTCCTGCCTCAAGGTTCAGCTTAGTTCGTCACCCGCCGGAGGGCCAGTTGCCAATGCGCTGCACTTCGGCAATTGGACGCGCCGCAAGGCAAGGCGCTCTTGGGCAATCCACTTGTCGTGCTGAAATTTGAGAGCTGAATGGTACCACCTCCCCGGCTCGAACGGGGGACCTCTTGATCCACAATCAAGCGCTCTAACCAACTGAGCTAAGGCGGCACTGGGGGGTCATTTAGCGCCCGTCCCACGCGATTGCAAGAGTGTCAGAGGTCAATCCGGTAGTCGATTATCACGGTATCCTGGCCGTATTCATGCATCGGGCGGCTGCCGATGCGCTGGAAGCCCGCCTTGTCATAAAGTCGGCAGGCCGCCTGGTGGGATTCGTGCGTCCAGAGCACCAGTTCACGGTAGCCCTTCTCGCGGGCGAATGTGAGGCAGGCGTCCAGCATCTTGCGGCCGAGCCCGAGGCCGCGAGCTTCCGGTTCGAGGAAGAACAGCCGAAGCTGCGCTGTATCCGGACTGCGCGCCACACAAAACACCGAGCCCAGCCGCCGCCCCCCGCCCCAGGCGATCCACCCGCGTTCACGGGCCGGGTCATGGCTGCGGATGAACTCCGCCATGATCTCGGCCACCAGCGCCTCGAAGCTCGCATCATAGCCCTCGTCACGGGCATAGAGCTGGCCGTGGCGCTCCACGATCCAGCCCGCATCGCCCGGAGAAAGATCTTTCAGCTCAACGTCCTGTGGCGGATTGAAGGCCTGTTTGACCCGGGCCAACCCTTCGCCCAGCAGTGCTCGTGCATCTGGGGACATCTGGCCCAGAAACGCCCCCACAGCCGTGCGTGACGCCTTGTCATGACCTGCGGCCAAGGCCTTGCCGTCTTCGGTCAGTATCAGGCGTCGGCAGCGGGCATCATCCGGGTCCGGCTCCCGCGCGATCCAGCCTTTCTTTTCGAAACCGGCGAGCAAACGTGACAGGTAGCCCTCGTCGAGTCCCAGCCGCTCCGCTATCTGCCGCGCGGTGCCCTGATCTCCATAAGCCAGCTCCCACAGCACCCGCACTTCCGTGACCCCAAGCCCGGAGCCGAGGTAGCTCTGGCCAAGCAGGCCCAGCCGCTGGGTGTAGAACCGCGAGAAGTCGCGCAGCGCTTCGATATCGTCCATTACGTCCTCCTGAGGGAACGGTCCGGCATGCCCTTGCCTCGGTCAAGCACTATCCACCCTTGCCACAGGCCATCCCTCACGCTAGCTCACGGCGCACCGCAGCCGGAGACAGATCATGGGCATTAACAGCGATAGCGACATCACCGCCAACCTGCAGATCGGCCCGACCGATCAGGGCATGGTGCGGATCTACGTTCAGGGTGAAACCGTTGACCTGCCCATGGATTTCGACCCGCAGGAAGCGCTCGAAATTGCAGAAGAGCTGAAGGGGGCCGCTCAACGCGCTGCTGCCATGGTCGCCGGTAACAGCAAGAAGAAGCGCTAAAGCAGCCCCGAAGGCCGAGGATCGCGCAGGGCCTGAAGCC from Oceanicola sp. D3 includes the following:
- a CDS encoding M3 family oligoendopeptidase, which codes for MKSPAFDAAAAPSGGKNLGDLPEWDLSDLYTAEDAPELTRDLEWLAKECPAFAADYEGKLHTLSPEQMLEVVNRYEAIDRIAGRIMSFAGLRYYQLTVDPGRAQFMGNMQQQITDIMSSLVFFSLELNRVDDATYEAWFTGSEELARYKPVFDRMRALKPYQLSDELEKFLHDQSTVGAAAWNRLFDETVAGLEFEVNGEVLGMEGIANLLSDQNRDTREAAAREIASVLTDNLSIFSRVHNTLAKEKAIEDKWRKMPTPQTGRHLSNHVEPEVVQALRDAVVAAYPRLSHRYYELKRGWLGLDKMQVWDRNAPLPMESEKIVNWDEAKTTVLDAYAGFDPEMAKIAEPFFTKGWIDAEVKPGKAPGAFAHPTVTNVHPYVMLNYLGKPRDVMTLAHELGHGVHQVLAAEQGELLSSTPLTLAETASVFGEMLTFRKLLAAAKDDAERKVMLAGKVEDMINTVVRQIAFYDFECKLHAARAEGELTPDQINEIWMSVQGESLGPAFEFMEGYETFWAYIPHFVHSPFYVYAYAFGDGLVNALYAAYEEGDADFQAKYFDMLKAGGSKHHKELLAPFGLDASDPAFWDKGLSMIEGFIDELEAMEG
- a CDS encoding cupin domain-containing protein, whose translation is MKITRATEQPSGTGPADYFTGAVRQDNRHTPEEGASAGAVIVTFEPGARTAWHTHPRGQLLIVTAGLGWVQREGGPKEEIAPGDKIWFEPGEKHWHGARDTHAMTHVAIHEVVNGSNVDWLEHVSDADYLG
- a CDS encoding DUF4389 domain-containing protein; translation: MTRPSDDERFEGRMHGPQEAAQKDGLLMRLVHMVLIGLMIQVAMTVLGVATLVQFVVLLINKGEPNPRLADFGESLGIWLAKAARYLVAASEVKPWPWTELD
- a CDS encoding Gfo/Idh/MocA family protein translates to MTTEPLRWGILGAANFALQHMGRAIHAAEGAELVALATSSAAKAEPFKAFCPGLKVHESYDALLADPGIDAVYVPLPNHLHVEWTLKAMDAGKHVLTEKPIAMEAGEIDALIAKRDATGLLATEAYMIVHHSQWQRARAMLRDGAIGDLVHVDGVFTYNNPDMANIRNDASKGGGGIPDIGVYTYGSTRWMLGEEPEEIIHADLTFEAGVDVVARVAARFPSCTAHWVNSMRMHPWQHMSFHGTEGVIRLTAPFNANVFDQAEVELHQEGMGRRIERFPGINQYVLQVENFGKTVREGTEYPWSLEDAKGTQALIDAVYAKGGRG
- a CDS encoding class I SAM-dependent methyltransferase, whose product is MKIEAVSNSYKRWAPVYDSTFGAVTNAGRKRATAYVTERGGDVLEVGVGTGLALPHYGAGVRVTGIDFSPEMLAKAEKRVEEEGLVRVEALRQMDARELDFADASFDYVSAMHVLSVVPEPERVMREIARVLRPGGQALIVNHFAAEKGVRSFIERAAAPLESLLGWHSDFPISRVLGGPGLVEVERDSLPPMGMMTWLVLEKQG
- the pssA gene encoding CDP-diacylglycerol--serine O-phosphatidyltransferase, with the protein product MPRAPRIRRRASRLPLLHLLPNIVTIGAICAGLTGLRLALHDRFEAAVLMVLLAALLDGLDGPLARLLKSESKIGAELDSLADFVNFGVVPGFLLYLWSLDNTSRLSWIAVLIFAVCAVLRLARFNVTAREDAQEDRPKPGTFTGVPAPGGALLALAPFSLVQNFPTLPMPAGAVALWLVVVGLLMISRLPTPSLKWVRIPRDSARFLIVGLVAFAAVASTWPWVVMTLAQMGYIILIAWSARGTAREEFSDED
- a CDS encoding phosphatidylserine decarboxylase; translation: MHREGWRFVGVFAVLTLLLFFIWTPLGLIGLVLTIWCYYFFRDPVRHVPDADGLIVSPADGIVSLIEMATPPPELGLGEEKRLRVSVFMSVFNCHINRAPVPGRISKMAYKPGKFLSAELDKASEDNERNSLLIEMDDGRDLVVTQIAGLVARRIVPLTEEGAVLKRGERFGLIRFGSRLDTYLPEGVQPLVSVGQTMIGGECVLADLNNSTPRPARAD
- the rpoH gene encoding RNA polymerase sigma factor RpoH, giving the protein MSNYTKLPAPSPEQGLNRYLQEIRTFPMLEPEEEYMLAKRWVEDEDSSSAHQLVTSHLRLAAKIAMGYRGYGLPQAEVISEANVGLMQAVKRFDPEKGFRLATYAMWWIRASIQEYILRSWSLVKLGTTSAQKKLFFNLRKAKNKIGALEEGDLRPENVEKIATQLNVTEEEVISMNRRMSGGDASLNATIGSDDDGSAQWQDWLEDETADQAKSYAEENEMEVRRELMVEAMEVLNDREKDILIQRRLHDQPVTLEELSGQYDVSRERIRQIEVRAFEKLQKRMQELAKERGLLTRA
- a CDS encoding DUF4386 domain-containing protein; amino-acid sequence: MSRTTQRSAGALYASVILLGLGAELLVRMPLISWDNAAATWQAVSANTGLFRLGILADTAMVMADIGLAVLFFALLRHVHRDWALAAMVLRLMQAAIIAASLLATVGALNLVTGPSAAPEALLALLEIHSIGYDIGLVFFGANTLITAWLLARSGLVPRWLPPLLSLAGLVYLAGSITRIIAPDLNTLMQPAYAVPVVAEVALAITLLIARRTGTAPA
- a CDS encoding RluA family pseudouridine synthase, whose translation is MAASLVTFTIGPTPPSRLDKALSRDVPDEASLSRSRLVRLIAEGAVQVNGAVVADAKAKVAEGDAVQIAVPEAVEVEMVAEDIPLDIAFEDDHLVVVNKPVGMVVHPAPGSPRGTLVNALLYHFGGELSGIGGEKRPGIVHRIDKDTSGLLVVAKSDAAHHGLAEQFEAHTARRRYLAVCYGIPDGSEPRLRGIKGTHFEPDGTLRITTQLARHKTDRQRQAVCFAGGRHAVTRVRVVERLSDVAALVECRLETGRTHQIRAHMSHIGHGLIGDPVYGGRRKLSERAVGAAGAEAARGFARQALHAASLGFAHPVEGTEMDFEAELPADMVALLTALRAG
- a CDS encoding DUF6476 family protein, translating into MAAPENDELPVDLKWLKRLVTGLTLTMIAGIAVIAALLIIRLSGPQSPSLPESITLPEGTTAQAFTATAEWYAVVTTDDRILIFRRDGSLRQEIALSP
- a CDS encoding SH3 domain-containing protein; its protein translation is MHRIMICALAAGALTACDAAGPVSVGAERYEVTGVEEGDMLKLRAGPGTGYTIQAGLPNGTVVRVRDCSRIGGTRWCKVALDRSPGMVGYVSQTYIQKL
- a CDS encoding helix-turn-helix domain-containing GNAT family N-acetyltransferase, coding for MDDIEALRDFSRFYTQRLGLLGQSYLGSGLGVTEVRVLWELAYGDQGTARQIAERLGLDEGYLSRLLAGFEKKGWIAREPDPDDARCRRLILTEDGKALAAGHDKASRTAVGAFLGQMSPDARALLGEGLARVKQAFNPPQDVELKDLSPGDAGWIVERHGQLYARDEGYDASFEALVAEIMAEFIRSHDPARERGWIAWGGGRRLGSVFCVARSPDTAQLRLFFLEPEARGLGLGRKMLDACLTFAREKGYRELVLWTHESHQAACRLYDKAGFQRIGSRPMHEYGQDTVIIDYRIDL
- a CDS encoding DUF6324 family protein: MGINSDSDITANLQIGPTDQGMVRIYVQGETVDLPMDFDPQEALEIAEELKGAAQRAAAMVAGNSKKKR